A single Chryseobacterium sp. DNA region contains:
- a CDS encoding TetR/AcrR family transcriptional regulator has translation MSNQAKKDQTQELIKETAKNLFFVKGKFDATTQEIADAAGVNRTLINYYFRSRDKLIQIIFDEAQKVEQEKSKIIQTADLPFKEKISKFIESSLATSLQYPYLETYIVSQINKGTCHQREIEEDILETLYKDIEKEMELGNIEKMAPVQFILNMVSLLVFPSAIRPLFMENLMISDEEYDQIISERREIIINMLFKN, from the coding sequence ATGTCAAATCAAGCAAAAAAAGACCAAACACAGGAATTGATTAAGGAGACAGCGAAGAATTTATTCTTTGTGAAAGGAAAATTTGATGCTACTACGCAGGAAATTGCTGATGCAGCCGGCGTCAATAGAACGCTTATTAATTATTATTTCCGATCAAGAGATAAACTGATTCAGATCATTTTCGATGAAGCCCAGAAAGTGGAGCAGGAAAAATCAAAAATTATTCAGACGGCAGACCTTCCTTTTAAAGAGAAGATCAGCAAATTTATAGAAAGCAGTCTTGCCACAAGCCTCCAATATCCGTATCTGGAAACTTATATCGTTTCACAGATCAATAAAGGAACCTGTCATCAGAGAGAAATTGAAGAAGATATTCTGGAAACTCTGTATAAGGATATTGAAAAAGAAATGGAGCTGGGGAATATTGAAAAAATGGCTCCCGTTCAGTTTATACTGAATATGGTTTCATTGTTGGTTTTTCCAAGTGCCATCAGACCTCTGTTTATGGAAAATCTGATGATCAGTGATGAAGAATATGATCAGATTATTTCAGAGCGAAGAGAGATCATTATCAATATGTTGTTTAAAAATTAA
- a CDS encoding T9SS type B sorting domain-containing protein, translating into MRKILLLFSILSGILLFSQNLLWHFQTKSPIIESQHFITFSDTDSQGNIYVGGAYGRTAFPSINSITFDNITKTTNADELSRAVVAKFDKHKNVIWVKEIRSQYTSSLNSLIVDKQDNLIITGYSDGVDLKLDPNSETIYDTGINEGSSFMVKLDSNGNFVFGNIYNYVSNMTCTVDSNNTIISTGNYVNYPPSFLTDLDPDPSSVFTLPPPNGLFVMKNTPNGAFSWARPLHAHNIPLIHTVKTDHNNDIIILGKFEAYLKIDNTTFSSNNYNYNRSFLAKFNTNGNFIWYQPLTYYSAYAGTSNAKIELDNTNNIYTASTYYEAQNITFPNTTIHAPGDGRTIIYKINSNGHLVWNSLIKGDGSYDFLSIKRNSDNTINFFVRYTDNMIKVVNGNNNTEEIVKRIDLGLNYNYLSNSSKTYYLKFRNDGKLIFNKSDFSSYAFSQNIDYEGNIILAGYYDEYQDFNPDQDIKEIKYTNNNISSFIQKFGKCYNGTPDGDKIQTFCSSINPTVHDLYPNTSYTTWYDSLTSTAPLAGTTPLQNNVTYYASVQDESCPLNTKRLAVKVIIKNAPQKLTVSDFYLCTNVNQMTFAQLNINNNQNIRFYDAVGNLINNTAYIIEGAQYYVTQYNIECESEKAPFKVFSIQGITPVANIQQTFCAIHNPKISDLQITGQHIQWYDAAGTILPATTPLINGQTYYASQTINGCESNKTAVQVTVNTTPKPAANIDQDFCASAHPTLANLAVTGTSLLFYNASGNVLPLTTPLVHGQTYYVSQTVNSCESEKLAISVTLSINNIPAKDYSQAMCNDTTGNTMTVNLHSFEGNIINTPNGYIFTYTDMAGNVITNPSAYVLNLGSTLIHVKVATADGCFTVVRLNLAVNPKPSINLPEKLDFCEGKSAVLDAGPGFKYIWNTGATTQTITVSTPGTYSVKITNSFGCENTDSVQVTYSVLAQIVSVDIVNTTATVILSQTGNYEYSLNNFTWQDSNVFTNLSMGEYTVYVRTKSGCIIGQKNFSIFNIPNAITPNGDGTNDTWRIAGLENYPGTEIYLYDRKGFMVFRETIGKKPFQWDGRYGSQPISTGNYWYTIKVSDGRTYSGWLLIKNR; encoded by the coding sequence ATGCGAAAAATTTTATTGCTGTTCTCAATTTTGAGCGGGATACTTCTATTTTCACAAAACCTACTTTGGCATTTCCAGACTAAAAGTCCTATCATAGAGTCTCAGCATTTCATTACTTTCAGTGATACAGATTCACAGGGAAACATCTATGTTGGGGGAGCATATGGACGGACAGCTTTTCCCAGTATTAATAGTATAACATTCGACAACATTACAAAAACAACAAATGCTGATGAATTGTCAAGGGCTGTTGTTGCAAAGTTTGACAAGCATAAAAATGTGATCTGGGTAAAAGAAATCAGGTCTCAATATACCTCATCATTAAATTCTTTAATTGTCGATAAGCAGGACAACCTTATCATTACCGGTTATTCGGATGGTGTAGATCTGAAGCTTGATCCTAACTCTGAAACTATTTATGATACAGGAATCAACGAGGGCAGTTCATTTATGGTAAAATTAGACTCCAACGGAAATTTTGTCTTCGGAAATATTTATAATTATGTATCCAATATGACCTGTACTGTTGATTCAAATAACACTATAATCTCTACAGGAAATTACGTTAATTATCCGCCATCATTTCTTACGGATCTGGACCCGGATCCCAGCTCAGTATTTACCCTGCCGCCTCCTAACGGTTTATTTGTTATGAAAAATACACCTAATGGAGCGTTTTCATGGGCCCGTCCGCTCCATGCCCATAATATTCCATTAATACATACGGTAAAAACCGACCACAATAATGATATCATTATTCTTGGAAAATTCGAAGCCTATTTGAAAATAGACAATACTACTTTTTCTTCCAATAATTATAATTATAACCGGAGCTTTTTAGCAAAATTCAATACGAATGGAAATTTCATCTGGTATCAGCCCTTAACGTATTACAGTGCTTATGCAGGAACTTCAAACGCTAAGATCGAACTTGATAATACCAATAATATTTATACTGCCAGCACTTACTATGAAGCACAGAATATTACCTTTCCAAACACTACAATACATGCTCCCGGTGATGGAAGAACCATAATCTATAAGATAAACAGCAATGGTCATCTGGTTTGGAATTCTCTGATCAAAGGAGATGGGAGCTATGATTTCCTCTCCATTAAACGTAATTCTGACAATACTATAAATTTCTTTGTGCGCTATACCGATAATATGATTAAGGTTGTCAACGGAAACAATAATACAGAAGAAATTGTAAAAAGAATAGACCTGGGGCTCAATTACAACTACTTATCTAATAGTTCCAAAACGTACTACTTAAAATTCAGAAATGATGGTAAATTAATTTTCAACAAAAGTGATTTTTCATCTTATGCTTTTAGCCAAAACATAGACTATGAAGGAAATATTATCCTAGCTGGATATTATGATGAATACCAGGACTTTAATCCAGATCAGGATATTAAAGAAATAAAATACACTAATAACAATATAAGTTCTTTTATCCAAAAATTTGGAAAATGTTATAATGGAACTCCCGATGGAGATAAAATACAAACGTTTTGTTCGTCTATCAATCCAACAGTGCATGATCTATATCCTAATACATCTTACACAACTTGGTATGATTCTTTAACTTCTACAGCTCCTTTGGCTGGTACTACTCCATTACAGAACAATGTTACCTATTATGCTTCTGTTCAAGATGAGTCTTGTCCACTCAACACTAAAAGGTTAGCTGTAAAAGTGATTATCAAAAATGCTCCCCAAAAATTAACGGTAAGTGACTTTTACCTCTGCACGAATGTTAATCAAATGACTTTTGCCCAGTTAAACATTAATAATAACCAAAATATCCGGTTTTATGACGCTGTAGGCAACCTGATCAATAATACGGCCTACATTATTGAAGGAGCTCAGTATTATGTTACTCAATATAATATTGAATGCGAGAGTGAAAAGGCACCTTTTAAAGTATTTTCAATACAGGGCATTACTCCTGTAGCCAATATCCAGCAAACTTTCTGCGCAATCCATAATCCTAAAATATCAGACCTCCAGATCACAGGGCAGCATATACAATGGTATGATGCAGCAGGAACAATTTTACCGGCTACAACTCCTCTTATCAACGGACAAACTTATTACGCATCACAAACCATTAACGGTTGTGAGAGTAATAAAACGGCTGTTCAGGTCACTGTAAACACAACTCCTAAACCGGCAGCCAATATCGATCAGGACTTCTGCGCTTCGGCCCATCCGACTCTTGCTAACCTGGCTGTAACGGGAACATCACTGCTATTTTATAATGCTTCAGGCAATGTACTGCCACTCACAACACCCCTTGTACATGGCCAGACTTATTATGTCTCTCAAACAGTAAACAGCTGTGAATCTGAAAAACTGGCCATTTCGGTTACCCTCTCTATCAATAACATACCTGCTAAAGACTATTCGCAAGCCATGTGTAATGATACGACCGGAAATACAATGACCGTCAATCTGCATTCTTTTGAAGGAAATATTATCAACACTCCTAACGGCTACATTTTCACTTATACAGATATGGCAGGAAATGTGATAACCAATCCTTCAGCCTATGTATTAAATTTAGGATCTACACTGATCCATGTAAAAGTAGCCACAGCTGACGGATGCTTTACAGTGGTGAGATTAAATCTGGCAGTAAATCCCAAGCCATCCATTAACCTTCCTGAAAAACTGGATTTCTGTGAAGGAAAATCTGCTGTACTGGATGCCGGACCCGGCTTCAAATATATATGGAATACCGGTGCTACGACACAAACGATTACCGTATCCACTCCCGGAACCTACTCTGTAAAAATAACGAACAGTTTTGGATGTGAGAATACAGATTCAGTGCAGGTGACTTATTCCGTGTTAGCTCAGATTGTATCCGTAGACATTGTCAATACTACTGCGACCGTTATTCTTTCCCAAACCGGGAACTATGAATACTCTTTAAATAATTTTACATGGCAGGATTCTAATGTATTCACCAATTTAAGTATGGGAGAATACACCGTATATGTAAGAACAAAATCCGGATGTATTATCGGGCAGAAAAACTTCTCTATTTTCAATATCCCGAATGCTATTACGCCTAATGGTGACGGAACCAATGACACCTGGAGAATCGCAGGGTTGGAAAACTATCCGGGAACAGAAATCTATTTATATGACAGAAAAGGATTTATGGTCTTTAGGGAAACGATCGGTAAAAAGCCATTTCAGTGGGACGGAAGATATGGTTCACAACCCATTTCCACAGGAAACTATTGGTATACTATAAAAGTTTCAGACGGAAGAACCTATAGCGGATGGCTGTTGATCAAGAACAGATAA
- the lpdA gene encoding dihydrolipoyl dehydrogenase, producing the protein MSQFDVTVIGSGPGGYVAAIRAAQLGFKTAIIEKYSTLGGTCLNVGCIPSKALLDSSEHFENAKHNFAGHGIIINEPQADIARMIERKNEVVKQNTDGINYLMNKNKITVFEGLGSFESATQIKITKNDGSSETIESKYTIIATGSKPSTLPFISLDKERVITSTEALNLKEIPKHLVVIGGGVIGLELGSVYLRLGAQVTVVEFMDKIIPGMDGALSKELTKVLKKQGMKFMLSTAVSAVERNGDTVKITAKDKKGEEVVVEGDYCLVSVGRRPYTEGLALEKAGVELDERGRVKVNDHLQTNVANIYAIGDVIKGAMLAHKAEEEGVLVAEILAGQKPHINYNLIPGVVYTWPEVAGVGKTEEQLKEEGVAYKVGSFPMRALGRSRASGDIDGLVKIIADEKTDEVLGMHIIGARAADLIAEGVIAMEFRASAEDIARSSHAHPTYAEAIKEAALDATAKRPIHM; encoded by the coding sequence ATGAGTCAATTCGATGTTACCGTAATAGGTTCTGGTCCTGGAGGTTATGTAGCTGCGATCCGTGCAGCACAGTTAGGTTTCAAAACAGCAATTATTGAAAAATATTCAACTTTAGGCGGAACTTGTCTTAACGTTGGATGTATTCCGTCAAAAGCGCTTCTTGACAGCTCTGAGCATTTCGAAAATGCAAAACACAATTTTGCAGGCCACGGAATCATCATCAATGAGCCTCAGGCGGATATCGCAAGAATGATCGAGCGTAAAAATGAAGTGGTAAAACAGAATACAGATGGAATCAACTACCTGATGAACAAAAATAAAATTACTGTTTTTGAAGGATTAGGAAGCTTTGAATCTGCTACTCAGATCAAAATCACAAAAAACGACGGTTCTTCTGAAACGATCGAATCAAAATATACCATCATTGCAACAGGTTCTAAGCCGTCTACTTTACCTTTCATCTCTTTGGATAAGGAAAGGGTAATTACTTCTACAGAAGCTTTAAACCTTAAAGAGATTCCTAAACATTTAGTAGTAATCGGAGGTGGAGTAATCGGTCTTGAATTAGGATCTGTATACTTAAGATTAGGAGCTCAGGTTACTGTGGTTGAGTTTATGGATAAAATTATTCCTGGAATGGATGGAGCTTTAAGCAAAGAATTGACTAAAGTTCTTAAGAAACAAGGAATGAAGTTTATGCTTTCTACAGCGGTTTCTGCCGTGGAAAGAAACGGAGATACTGTTAAGATCACTGCCAAAGATAAAAAAGGAGAAGAAGTAGTGGTAGAAGGAGATTACTGTTTGGTTTCTGTAGGAAGAAGACCTTATACAGAGGGGCTTGCTCTTGAAAAAGCGGGAGTAGAACTTGATGAAAGAGGAAGAGTAAAAGTAAACGACCACTTACAGACTAACGTAGCCAACATTTACGCGATCGGTGACGTTATCAAAGGGGCAATGCTTGCCCACAAAGCTGAAGAAGAAGGCGTTTTAGTTGCTGAAATATTAGCAGGACAGAAACCTCACATCAATTACAACTTGATTCCTGGTGTGGTTTATACTTGGCCGGAAGTAGCTGGAGTAGGTAAAACTGAAGAGCAGTTAAAAGAAGAAGGAGTAGCTTACAAAGTAGGATCTTTCCCAATGAGAGCCTTAGGTAGAAGCCGTGCAAGTGGTGATATTGATGGCCTTGTGAAGATTATTGCTGACGAAAAAACGGATGAGGTTTTAGGAATGCATATCATAGGAGCAAGAGCTGCTGACCTTATTGCGGAAGGAGTTATTGCTATGGAATTCCGTGCAAGTGCTGAAGATATCGCAAGAAGTTCTCACGCTCACCCGACGTATGCTGAAGCTATTAAAGAAGCAGCATTGGATGCTACAGCAAAAAGACCGATCCATATGTAA
- a CDS encoding cupin domain-containing protein, whose translation MKPFIIAVLMLNSVVMIAQQKTISRKELLKTALDQKVTSTEIQEITMAAGQGAPKHLHPCPVLGIINSGEAFFQIEGQEKVVLHTGEAFYEPKNVKILHFDNASTEKPLVFTAIYLKEGNEENIKFIK comes from the coding sequence ATGAAGCCATTTATAATTGCTGTTTTAATGCTGAATTCTGTTGTTATGATTGCCCAGCAGAAAACAATTTCCAGAAAAGAGTTATTAAAAACGGCTCTTGATCAGAAAGTAACATCCACAGAGATTCAGGAAATAACAATGGCTGCAGGACAAGGTGCTCCCAAGCATCTGCATCCCTGTCCGGTTTTAGGAATAATCAATTCCGGCGAAGCTTTTTTTCAGATAGAAGGACAGGAGAAAGTGGTACTTCATACAGGAGAGGCTTTTTACGAACCTAAAAATGTGAAAATCCTTCATTTTGATAATGCATCAACTGAAAAACCTCTTGTATTTACCGCAATTTATCTGAAGGAAGGCAATGAAGAAAATATAAAATTCATAAAATAA
- a CDS encoding TolC family protein — MKRKRITAQKLKIGIAAAFMIFGFSSVSAQQQVSLQEAIKQALQNKAEAKKAALQVKKAEYKIDEAKAGALPQISVAGNLAYNPIIQETVVEIMGQRNIFKMGQPWNSSISASLSQALFDQRVFIGLKAAKSTREFYVLNSQLTNEQIIVNVATAYYNVFVQEENLKTLETSYANTEKVRNVIKSLVDNGLAKPIDLDRTNVQLTNIASNKQKLINGVELAKNSLKFYMGVPIDSPIELEEKSIEPKPELIAGQINLDNRSEVKVLRKQMELLQFNKKATEAYLYPTVSLQANYGWYGMGTRFPWFNGISNGVNWSDAASVGLNVNIPIFTGGATKSKIQQAEIDIQDLNQDIENTQLTLNLDYKNAVTNIENALINIQSMKDNVALAEKVQANTQSNYQYGLATLTDLLDTDNSLTEAKQNYANALLDYKQAEIQLMKAKGELNTLQNP, encoded by the coding sequence ATGAAAAGAAAACGTATAACTGCTCAAAAGCTAAAAATCGGGATAGCTGCAGCATTTATGATTTTCGGCTTTTCATCAGTGTCTGCCCAGCAGCAGGTTTCTCTGCAGGAGGCAATCAAACAGGCACTCCAAAATAAGGCAGAAGCAAAAAAAGCGGCCTTACAGGTTAAAAAAGCTGAATACAAGATTGACGAAGCTAAAGCCGGAGCTCTTCCACAGATCAGTGTAGCTGGAAACTTAGCTTATAATCCGATCATTCAGGAAACGGTAGTGGAGATTATGGGCCAGAGAAACATTTTCAAAATGGGCCAGCCCTGGAACTCAAGTATTTCTGCATCATTGAGCCAGGCATTATTTGATCAGAGGGTCTTTATCGGGTTGAAAGCGGCTAAATCTACCAGAGAGTTTTATGTCCTGAATTCTCAGCTAACCAATGAACAGATCATTGTAAATGTAGCAACTGCTTATTACAATGTATTTGTACAGGAAGAAAATTTGAAAACCCTGGAAACAAGCTATGCCAATACTGAAAAAGTAAGAAATGTTATCAAAAGCTTGGTAGATAACGGGCTGGCAAAACCAATTGATCTTGACAGAACGAATGTTCAGCTGACCAATATCGCTTCCAATAAACAAAAGCTGATTAATGGAGTGGAACTGGCTAAAAATTCACTGAAATTCTATATGGGAGTTCCGATAGATTCACCTATTGAACTTGAGGAAAAAAGTATAGAACCGAAGCCTGAACTTATCGCCGGGCAGATCAACCTGGACAACAGATCTGAAGTTAAGGTTCTTAGAAAGCAGATGGAACTTTTACAGTTCAATAAAAAGGCCACTGAGGCATATCTTTATCCTACGGTAAGTCTTCAGGCCAACTATGGATGGTACGGAATGGGAACAAGATTTCCCTGGTTTAACGGGATTAGTAATGGTGTAAACTGGAGTGATGCTGCCTCAGTAGGATTAAATGTAAACATTCCGATTTTCACCGGCGGTGCTACAAAATCTAAAATTCAGCAGGCTGAAATTGATATCCAGGATTTAAATCAGGATATCGAAAATACACAGTTGACCTTGAATTTAGACTATAAAAATGCGGTGACCAATATTGAAAACGCCCTGATCAACATCCAAAGCATGAAAGATAATGTGGCGCTGGCAGAAAAGGTACAGGCCAATACACAATCTAATTATCAATATGGTCTGGCAACCCTTACAGATCTGCTTGACACAGACAATTCTTTAACTGAAGCAAAACAAAATTATGCCAATGCTTTATTGGATTACAAACAGGCTGAAATTCAGTTGATGAAAGCAAAAGGAGAGTTGAACACATTACAAAACCCATAA
- a CDS encoding efflux RND transporter periplasmic adaptor subunit: protein MKKTLIYIIVAAVLVGLAAYKIAGNKEKQTQEVKEVAKQVDKINVNVVTVARENIDTDYAANGTFLPKQEMNQSSEISGRIVSVLVKEGSRVSAGQVLATIKRDAIEVDVTQAQNNLQNAIIDNQRYENAYKTGGVTKQQLDNSRLQLKNMQAAVRAQGVKVNDTSIRAGISGMINKKMVEPGTVVSPGTSMFEIVNINSLKLSVLVDESQIGKIQLGQEVPIKVNVLPEDSFVGRITFIAPKSDASLNFPVEIEVQNKGNLKAGMYATATFKTNYGAETQNMMTVPAEAFVNGVSSGQLFVVQNGVAKLIKVTVGKVYGDKVQVLSGLNGGEQVVTSGQINLDNGSKVNIVK from the coding sequence ATGAAAAAAACTTTAATATATATCATCGTAGCGGCCGTACTGGTAGGGTTGGCAGCTTACAAGATTGCAGGTAACAAAGAAAAGCAGACTCAGGAAGTAAAAGAGGTTGCCAAGCAGGTAGATAAAATCAATGTGAATGTAGTTACTGTAGCCAGAGAGAATATCGATACAGATTATGCCGCTAATGGTACTTTTCTTCCAAAGCAGGAAATGAACCAGTCTTCGGAAATTTCAGGACGTATTGTAAGCGTTTTGGTTAAAGAAGGTTCAAGAGTATCTGCCGGACAGGTTTTAGCAACCATCAAGAGAGACGCAATCGAAGTGGATGTGACACAGGCTCAGAATAATTTACAGAACGCTATTATTGATAACCAGCGTTATGAAAATGCTTATAAAACAGGAGGGGTTACCAAACAACAGCTTGATAACTCAAGACTGCAGCTGAAAAATATGCAGGCCGCTGTAAGAGCTCAGGGAGTTAAAGTAAATGATACAAGCATCCGTGCCGGAATCAGCGGGATGATCAACAAGAAAATGGTAGAGCCGGGAACCGTAGTTTCTCCGGGAACCTCTATGTTTGAGATCGTTAATATCAACAGCTTAAAGCTTTCCGTTTTAGTGGATGAAAGCCAGATCGGGAAAATCCAGTTAGGACAGGAAGTTCCGATCAAAGTTAATGTTTTACCGGAAGATTCTTTCGTAGGCAGAATTACATTTATCGCTCCTAAAAGTGATGCTTCATTGAATTTCCCTGTTGAAATCGAGGTTCAGAATAAAGGAAACTTAAAAGCAGGGATGTATGCAACAGCTACCTTTAAAACAAATTATGGAGCAGAAACTCAGAATATGATGACAGTTCCTGCGGAAGCGTTTGTGAATGGGGTAAGTTCAGGCCAGTTATTCGTTGTTCAGAATGGTGTTGCCAAACTCATTAAAGTAACTGTTGGAAAAGTCTATGGAGATAAAGTACAGGTGTTAAGCGGATTGAATGGCGGAGAGCAGGTGGTAACAAGTGGACAGATCAACCTTGACAACGGGTCTAAAGTGAATATTGTAAAGTAG
- a CDS encoding DUF4476 domain-containing protein yields the protein MKKNFISVLILAGISSFAQEAGKTGELLKNEASDREMQIQAPNNFNKGNKAFERNTDSRNNTIRKPTYQWNKNYGYGEVFLRIPQPGFFTVEIGDQMMANGSGKYRFFDLQSGRMPISIYENGFLIYRTTVMLRNNNRMVLDFFTDEGLYLLDSYPVQGQYGFNDWNEVWNNPYGNSPGNWNNPGNVMDNAAFRQFFEMLQRNEKFDDGKIAMINQQTRSSMFTAVQIRDLVKSMSFDKNKLALAKSMYPNCADKNRYFLVYDAFDFESSKRDLMEYISNL from the coding sequence ATGAAAAAAAATTTTATCAGTGTACTGATTTTGGCAGGAATCAGTTCCTTTGCCCAGGAAGCCGGAAAGACAGGAGAATTATTGAAAAATGAAGCTTCTGATAGGGAAATGCAGATACAAGCTCCCAACAATTTCAATAAAGGCAATAAGGCTTTTGAGCGGAATACAGATAGCCGGAATAATACTATAAGAAAACCAACTTATCAGTGGAATAAAAATTACGGGTATGGAGAAGTGTTTCTACGGATTCCTCAACCAGGCTTTTTTACTGTTGAGATCGGAGATCAGATGATGGCCAACGGTTCCGGGAAATACCGATTTTTCGATCTGCAGTCCGGCAGAATGCCCATCTCGATCTACGAAAATGGGTTTTTAATTTACAGAACCACGGTAATGCTTCGGAATAATAACCGGATGGTGCTGGACTTTTTTACTGATGAAGGCCTGTATCTGCTGGATTCATATCCGGTTCAGGGGCAGTATGGTTTTAATGATTGGAATGAGGTGTGGAATAATCCTTACGGAAACTCACCCGGGAATTGGAATAATCCCGGAAATGTGATGGATAATGCCGCTTTCCGTCAGTTTTTTGAAATGCTGCAGAGGAATGAGAAATTTGATGACGGGAAAATTGCGATGATCAACCAGCAGACGCGCAGTTCAATGTTTACTGCTGTACAGATCAGGGATTTGGTAAAATCAATGAGTTTTGATAAAAATAAATTGGCACTGGCTAAGTCTATGTACCCTAATTGTGCTGATAAAAATAGATATTTTCTGGTATATGATGCCTTCGATTTTGAAAGCAGCAAGCGGGACTTAATGGAATATATTTCTAATTTATAA
- a CDS encoding S1-like domain-containing RNA-binding protein, whose amino-acid sequence MQLGKTQTLKISDKNNSGWILSDEFGEKAFLPKIFIREDQEIDEEVEVFVYQDDDKLKATTEIPLAEVGEFAVMSCVQSLPSGAFMDWGIIKDLFIPYKQQKTKIIEGKRYLVYIYVEEDMELITGTTKFKRNPQYQDLPFKKGDKVDLIMMNESELGWNVVINKKYIGLIYASDVFKKLYPLSEETGYIKAIREDGKIDVSLQPEGFENIDEFKQKILNKLEENYGLLYVSDQSSPEEIKDELQMSKKNFKKAIGGLYKDKIIDILDDKIKLL is encoded by the coding sequence ATGCAACTCGGAAAAACTCAGACTTTAAAAATTTCAGATAAAAATAATTCAGGATGGATCTTATCAGATGAATTCGGTGAAAAGGCTTTTCTGCCTAAAATATTCATTCGTGAAGATCAGGAAATAGACGAAGAAGTGGAGGTTTTTGTTTATCAGGATGATGATAAATTAAAAGCAACCACTGAGATCCCATTAGCTGAAGTAGGGGAGTTTGCGGTAATGAGCTGCGTTCAGAGTCTTCCAAGTGGAGCATTTATGGATTGGGGAATCATCAAAGACCTGTTTATTCCTTATAAACAGCAGAAAACCAAAATTATCGAAGGAAAAAGATATCTGGTATACATTTATGTGGAAGAAGATATGGAGCTGATCACAGGGACCACTAAGTTTAAAAGAAATCCTCAATATCAGGACTTACCATTCAAAAAAGGAGATAAGGTAGATCTGATCATGATGAATGAAAGTGAACTGGGATGGAATGTGGTGATCAACAAAAAATATATCGGCTTGATCTATGCTTCGGATGTTTTCAAAAAATTATATCCTTTATCGGAAGAAACAGGCTATATCAAAGCCATTCGAGAAGACGGTAAAATTGATGTTTCCCTGCAGCCGGAAGGTTTTGAAAATATTGACGAATTCAAGCAGAAAATTCTGAATAAGCTGGAAGAAAATTATGGACTTCTCTATGTTTCTGATCAATCTTCTCCTGAAGAGATCAAAGATGAACTTCAGATGAGCAAAAAGAATTTCAAGAAAGCAATCGGAGGACTTTATAAAGATAAAATTATTGATATCCTGGACGATAAAATAAAATTATTATAA